A segment of the Streptomyces sp. NBC_01235 genome:
TGGGCCCGTGACCTCCTGGCCCTCATGCCCGCCTGACGCTGCCTCGGCCTGCCCAGATTCGCCAGATTCGAAGGAGTGACCGCAGATGAGCTTGACCATCGAGGACGCCTCGGCGCTGTTCCCGTGGAACGACGAGGGATTCCGGGCCGACCCGTACCCGGCCTACGAGCGGGCGCGGGCGATCGCGCCGGTGCACCGGACCACGGAGAACACGTATGTGGTGCTGAACCACGCGGACACCATGCACAACGCGAAACTGCCCTGTATGCGGATCGCGGAGCCGCCCTCCTTCGCCGCCCCCGGCGGGCCGCCGCACCCGTGGACCGCGTTCGACAACACGGTCCTGTCGAAGGACGCACCGGAGCACACCAGGATGCGACGCCTGACGAACCGCTGGCTGACGCCGAAGATGATCGGCACCTGGGCCCGGTCGACGCATGACTTCACGGCCGAGGCGCTCGACCGGCTCACCCCGGGCGAGGTGGTGGACGCCCACTTCGACCTCGGCGTGATGCCGACCCACCTCACGATGTGTCGCATCCTCGACATGCCCGTCGGTGACGTGGAGGGGATGTTCTGGGCCCTGTGGGACGCGATGCTCATCAACGCGACCGCACCGGGCGAGGGCATCCACGCCAGATCACTGGCCGGCATGAACTTCATGTTCGCCGAGACGGAGCGGTACGTGCGAGAGAAGCAGAGCGCGGAGGAGCCCGGAAACGGGCTGGTCGACGAGCTCCTCGCGGCCCACTCGCGCGGTGAGCTCACCTGGCGCGAAGTCCTGGAGACCACCGTCCTGCTGTACATGTCGGGCGGCCCGAACCCCGCCTACCTCATCGGTGCCGGATTCAAGCTGTTCGCCGAACGACCGGACCTGATGGCGGAGTTCGGGCAGCGGCCGGAGATCCGGGACGCCTTCATCAACGAGCTGGCACGGCTGAACCCGGTGGAACTCATCATCACGCGCTTCCCGAACGAGGACATCGAGATCCAGGGCGTGCGGATCCCGGCCGGCTCGTGCATCAAGTACCCGATCGGCGCCGCGAACCGGGACCCCGCTGTATTCGAGAAGCCCGACGAGTTCGACTACAACCGTCCACCGGAGGCAAGCCGGAACCTCACTTTCGGGCTCGGTACCCACGCCTGCGCCGGGCAGTTGCTGGCACGGGCCGAGACCAGTGTGATCCTCGGCCTCGTCGCCGAGCGGTACTCCTCGGTCGAACTCGTCGGCGAGCCCTCCGAGGTCCGCACCGATCGTCTGGTCGCGTTCGACAAGCTGCCCGTCCGGCTGACGTGAGCCGGACCGTCGGCCGGGGCGGCCGTCGGCGTCCCGGTCCTCCCAGATGTCGTCGCGATAGACGGCCATGTGGTCGTGGAATCAGGCTTCCGGGAAGAGGGCTGCGTTCAGGGTGTGGTCCGGGTGGTGATGGCTGAAGACCACGTCGGTCACCTCCTGGGGCGCAATGCCGAATTCGGCGAGCGGGCCGAGGATGAGCCGACGGTCCGCGACCATGCCGGGGTCGACGACGACCACCGCGTCACTCTCGGTGGGCAGGGTAACGGTGCTGGCGACGCGGTCGTGGGCGTAGCCGGTGGTCAGGACAGGAATCATGGCGGGCATAAGCGGCTCCTGGGATCTGGTCGTCGTGGGGACTGCACGACTGGGAGGTCTTGTGCGCTTCCC
Coding sequences within it:
- a CDS encoding cytochrome P450; translation: MSLTIEDASALFPWNDEGFRADPYPAYERARAIAPVHRTTENTYVVLNHADTMHNAKLPCMRIAEPPSFAAPGGPPHPWTAFDNTVLSKDAPEHTRMRRLTNRWLTPKMIGTWARSTHDFTAEALDRLTPGEVVDAHFDLGVMPTHLTMCRILDMPVGDVEGMFWALWDAMLINATAPGEGIHARSLAGMNFMFAETERYVREKQSAEEPGNGLVDELLAAHSRGELTWREVLETTVLLYMSGGPNPAYLIGAGFKLFAERPDLMAEFGQRPEIRDAFINELARLNPVELIITRFPNEDIEIQGVRIPAGSCIKYPIGAANRDPAVFEKPDEFDYNRPPEASRNLTFGLGTHACAGQLLARAETSVILGLVAERYSSVELVGEPSEVRTDRLVAFDKLPVRLT
- a CDS encoding MBL fold metallo-hydrolase, which produces MPAMIPVLTTGYAHDRVASTVTLPTESDAVVVVDPGMVADRRLILGPLAEFGIAPQEVTDVVFSHHHPDHTLNAALFPEA